In Bacteroidota bacterium, the following proteins share a genomic window:
- a CDS encoding aldo/keto reductase — MNRQNITLRKLGNSTLMVSPIGLGCWQFSKGKGVIGRYWPTLSSEQIKDIIRVSLEGGINWFDTAEVYGWGESEKSLVQALTSLGTSPMEVLVATKWWPVLRFAGSITKTIEERKRLLHPFPISLHQVHQPYAFASVAGQMKAMASLAANGDIRYVGVSNFSARAMRTAHVELQKYGLKLTSNQVHYSLAHRNAESNGVLETAKELGIAIIAYSPLEQGLLTGRFHDVPGSAKTLGLARRRSGTFSPANIERSRPLIATLREVGKKYEKTAAQVALNWLVNYHGDMVVAIPGATKAEQASSNAQAMTFALTNGELGEIEQAARKFK; from the coding sequence ATGAATCGTCAAAATATCACACTCAGGAAACTGGGAAATTCCACGCTTATGGTCTCTCCCATCGGACTGGGATGCTGGCAGTTCAGCAAGGGGAAGGGAGTGATCGGACGATATTGGCCGACACTTTCTTCTGAGCAGATAAAAGATATTATACGCGTTTCGCTGGAGGGAGGGATAAACTGGTTCGACACGGCCGAGGTCTATGGATGGGGCGAATCCGAGAAATCGCTCGTGCAAGCTCTGACCTCGCTTGGCACGTCGCCTATGGAAGTGCTGGTCGCTACGAAGTGGTGGCCTGTCTTGCGCTTTGCCGGCTCCATCACGAAAACAATCGAGGAGCGAAAGCGGCTGCTGCATCCATTTCCGATCTCGCTGCATCAAGTCCATCAGCCGTATGCGTTCGCTTCGGTCGCCGGGCAGATGAAGGCGATGGCGTCCCTTGCGGCCAATGGTGACATACGGTATGTCGGCGTGAGCAATTTTTCCGCGCGGGCGATGCGAACAGCTCATGTTGAATTGCAGAAATATGGATTGAAGCTGACGTCGAACCAGGTCCATTACAGTCTCGCGCATCGGAATGCCGAGTCGAACGGTGTCTTGGAAACTGCGAAAGAACTCGGAATTGCCATCATTGCCTATTCCCCCCTGGAGCAAGGTCTGCTGACGGGAAGATTTCACGACGTTCCGGGCTCCGCAAAGACTCTCGGCCTTGCACGGCGGCGGTCGGGAACATTTTCACCGGCAAATATTGAGCGATCGCGGCCGCTGATCGCGACACTTCGCGAGGTCGGAAAAAAGTATGAGAAAACTGCAGCGCAGGTGGCGTTGAACTGGCTGGTGAATTACCACGGCGACATGGTCGTCGCGATCCCCGGGGCGACAAAAGCGGAACAGGCCAGCAGCAATGCGCAGGCAATGACGTTCGCGCTGACGAACGGAGAACTTGGAGAAATCGAGCAGGCTGCGCGAAAGTTCAAGTGA
- a CDS encoding thioredoxin family protein, with product MMKPVLFLAVLVAVLTFANSSYAAEKDSLRAPYVAVTEFDSTRNPAKDLKAAVVEAKRTGKRILLDVGGNWCKWCHYLDHFWEKNKDVTNFLHQKFVYVKVNFSKGNENKEFLSQYPKIPGYPHFFVLDTDGTFLWSQDTGELEAGQGHDHDKVLAFLKKWAP from the coding sequence ATGATGAAACCAGTTTTGTTTCTTGCGGTACTTGTTGCAGTATTGACCTTCGCGAATTCTTCCTATGCCGCAGAGAAAGATTCTTTGCGGGCGCCGTATGTCGCGGTCACGGAATTCGATTCCACACGAAACCCGGCGAAGGACCTGAAGGCGGCGGTGGTAGAAGCGAAGAGAACCGGGAAACGGATTCTGCTCGATGTCGGCGGGAATTGGTGCAAATGGTGTCATTACCTTGACCATTTCTGGGAAAAGAACAAGGATGTGACCAATTTTCTTCATCAGAAATTTGTCTACGTGAAGGTTAATTTCAGCAAGGGAAACGAGAACAAGGAATTCCTCTCGCAGTACCCGAAGATCCCCGGCTATCCGCATTTCTTCGTGCTCGACACCGACGGAACCTTCCTCTGGTCTCAAGACACCGGCGAGCTTGAGGCGGGGCAGGGACACGACCACGACAAGGTCCTTGCCTTCCTCAAAAAATGGGCCCCGTAA
- the queG gene encoding tRNA epoxyqueuosine(34) reductase QueG: MATLTEQIKAKAMEVGFSKVGIAKAEVLTEEGKRLQEWLHRRYQASMGWMEENVGKRVDPREIVPGARSVISVAANYYTNIQHRPQDDEGKISRYAWGDDYHFLVTERIRKLFECIKQIAPESEGRYYVDTGPVMDKVWAERAGIGWRGKHTNLITKDFGSWVFLGEIISTLELEYDSPMEDFCGTCTACLDACPTKAIVEPYVVDSNKCISYLTIEHRGDIDKDLTPHFDGWVYGCDICQDVCPWNKYQQPTNDKEFFPREGNVTPSLGVLSSLTQEEFSKKFSKSPVKRTKREGLVRNATIIKNAKRKM, encoded by the coding sequence ATGGCGACGCTGACTGAACAGATAAAGGCGAAAGCAATGGAGGTCGGCTTCAGCAAAGTCGGGATCGCAAAAGCTGAAGTGTTGACGGAAGAGGGGAAACGCCTGCAGGAATGGCTGCACCGTCGCTACCAGGCCTCGATGGGATGGATGGAGGAGAATGTCGGGAAACGGGTCGATCCACGGGAGATCGTACCCGGCGCGCGGTCGGTGATCTCGGTGGCGGCAAATTACTATACCAACATCCAGCACCGGCCACAAGATGATGAAGGAAAAATTTCCCGGTATGCCTGGGGGGATGATTATCATTTTCTTGTCACGGAGAGAATCCGGAAGCTGTTTGAGTGCATCAAACAAATAGCCCCGGAATCGGAAGGGCGCTATTATGTCGATACCGGCCCGGTGATGGATAAAGTTTGGGCCGAACGGGCCGGGATCGGATGGAGGGGGAAGCATACGAACCTCATCACGAAGGATTTCGGTTCGTGGGTCTTTCTCGGCGAGATCATCTCCACGCTGGAGCTTGAGTATGACTCCCCGATGGAAGATTTCTGCGGCACGTGCACAGCGTGTCTCGATGCCTGTCCGACAAAAGCCATCGTCGAACCGTATGTTGTCGATTCGAACAAATGCATCTCGTATCTGACGATCGAGCACCGCGGAGACATCGATAAAGATCTCACACCGCACTTCGATGGATGGGTCTATGGCTGCGACATTTGCCAGGATGTCTGTCCGTGGAACAAGTATCAGCAGCCGACGAACGATAAAGAGTTCTTCCCGCGGGAAGGGAACGTTACCCCCTCACTCGGCGTTCTATCATCGTTGACTCAGGAAGAATTTTCGAAGAAGTTCAGCAAAAGTCCGGTCAAAAGGACGAAGCGGGAAGGGCTCGTGAGAAACGCGACGATAATTAAAAATGCAAAAAGGAAAATGTAA
- a CDS encoding Rieske 2Fe-2S domain-containing protein, translating to MRHYKVARVADLKENRGFLVRVAGEEISLFKIDGEILAIGNVCPHQHFSKLHDGEIKGCTVTCPMHGWTYDLRSGVSTNGSGRVKTYSIEVRQDEVFLLRDGDAD from the coding sequence GTGCGGCACTACAAGGTTGCACGGGTTGCGGATTTGAAAGAGAACCGGGGGTTTCTCGTGCGGGTCGCCGGCGAAGAAATTTCGCTCTTTAAAATTGATGGGGAAATTCTGGCGATCGGCAATGTTTGTCCGCATCAGCACTTTTCCAAATTGCACGACGGCGAAATAAAAGGATGCACCGTGACCTGTCCGATGCACGGATGGACGTACGACCTGCGCTCGGGCGTATCAACCAACGGCAGCGGGAGGGTCAAAACGTACAGCATAGAGGTCCGACAAGACGAGGTGTTTCTTCTCCGCGATGGCGACGCTGACTGA
- a CDS encoding Hsp20/alpha crystallin family protein — protein sequence MSLIKRNPNRELELWNREFPIPHALDRLHNEMNRVFGDFFRGDLADSGAFFSGTWAPAVDLSETDDAYLVRAELPGMKKEDVKITFNNGLLTIRGEKKNETEEKNRTYHRIERSYGSFERSFNLPGAVKSGNVEAKYDDGVLSITLPKTEETKEKVIDVKIK from the coding sequence ATGTCCCTCATTAAAAGAAATCCGAACAGAGAACTGGAGTTATGGAACAGGGAATTCCCGATCCCGCATGCGCTTGACAGGCTTCACAACGAGATGAATCGCGTTTTCGGCGATTTCTTCCGCGGCGACCTGGCCGATTCCGGCGCCTTCTTCTCAGGAACCTGGGCTCCGGCCGTCGATCTTTCCGAAACGGATGATGCCTACCTCGTCCGCGCCGAGCTCCCCGGGATGAAGAAGGAGGACGTGAAGATCACGTTCAATAACGGCCTGCTCACGATCCGGGGAGAGAAAAAGAACGAAACCGAAGAGAAGAACCGGACGTACCACCGCATCGAGCGGAGCTACGGATCATTCGAGCGTTCATTCAATCTGCCGGGAGCGGTGAAGAGCGGAAACGTCGAAGCGAAGTATGACGACGGCGTTCTGAGCATCACCCTTCCCAAGACGGAAGAAACGAAGGAAAAAGTTATCGATGTGAAGATAAAATGA
- a CDS encoding VOC family protein produces the protein MTTHSPVPSTPDSFHARTMSISLTVKDLQKSLEWYHEIIGFAVDRKIEREGKLRGVALKAGDVRITINQDDGAKGWDRIKGLGFSISLTTEQNVDELAARLKKSGVTLDSEPADMSWGVRMMRLHDPDGYKLSISTPLAKK, from the coding sequence ATGACAACACATTCTCCGGTACCATCAACTCCGGACTCCTTCCACGCGCGGACAATGTCGATCTCGCTGACTGTCAAAGACCTTCAAAAGAGTCTCGAGTGGTACCATGAGATCATCGGCTTTGCCGTCGACCGCAAAATTGAGAGAGAAGGGAAACTGCGAGGAGTGGCGCTGAAAGCGGGCGACGTCAGGATCACGATCAACCAGGACGACGGTGCAAAGGGGTGGGACAGGATCAAGGGACTTGGTTTCTCGATCAGCCTCACGACGGAACAAAACGTTGACGAGTTGGCGGCGCGTCTGAAGAAATCCGGCGTAACTCTCGACTCGGAACCGGCCGATATGTCGTGGGGAGTGCGGATGATGAGACTGCACGACCCGGACGGATACAAGCTCTCCATCTCGACTCCACTCGCGAAAAAATAG
- a CDS encoding FKBP-type peptidyl-prolyl cis-trans isomerase — translation MKRMFLVLLFAAMTLQLCAQTAPSLTTEKQKVSYIIGTDIARNLKKQGIDIDPETLFMGLKDAFANQKLVLSDSEIQQIMAAFQQEMMEKQSKQTEELAGKNQKEGEAFLAENKKKDSVITLPSGLQYKVITEGTGKKPGLNDTVTTHYRGTLIDGTEFDNSYKRGEPATFPVNGVIPGWTEALQHMKVGSKWQLFIPANLAYGERGAGQAIGPNATLIFEVELLSIK, via the coding sequence ATGAAAAGAATGTTCCTCGTGTTGTTGTTCGCTGCAATGACACTGCAACTTTGCGCGCAGACGGCGCCAAGCCTGACGACGGAAAAACAGAAGGTCAGCTACATCATCGGCACCGATATTGCCAGGAATCTGAAAAAGCAGGGGATCGACATCGACCCGGAAACCCTTTTCATGGGACTCAAAGATGCGTTCGCCAACCAGAAACTCGTGCTGAGCGATTCGGAGATCCAGCAGATCATGGCCGCGTTCCAGCAGGAAATGATGGAGAAGCAGTCCAAACAGACCGAAGAGCTTGCCGGGAAAAATCAAAAGGAAGGCGAGGCTTTTCTTGCGGAAAACAAAAAAAAGGACAGCGTGATCACGCTGCCGAGCGGCCTGCAGTACAAAGTGATCACAGAGGGGACCGGCAAGAAACCCGGACTTAACGACACGGTCACGACACATTACCGCGGCACGTTGATCGACGGGACGGAGTTCGACAATTCATACAAACGAGGCGAGCCGGCAACATTTCCGGTGAACGGCGTCATCCCCGGCTGGACCGAAGCCTTGCAGCACATGAAGGTCGGCTCGAAGTGGCAGCTGTTCATCCCGGCAAACCTCGCATACGGCGAACGGGGCGCGGGTCAAGCCATCGGCCCCAACGCGACGCTGATTTTCGAGGTTGAGTTGCTCTCGATTAAATAG
- a CDS encoding Hsp20/alpha crystallin family protein: MLFKYEPVTFDEIFSPSSQVEWTFPDLFAQLSLFDRTKNYPFVNVVEDNNGVQVLAEIPGVPKEDVKLQLHDGTLTISGERKSPEKAENRVVLRQEIHYGTFSRTVQLPESIDTEKISAEYANGVLKVTLPKREAAKPQEISIR; the protein is encoded by the coding sequence ATGTTGTTCAAATATGAACCGGTTACATTCGACGAAATTTTTTCTCCCTCATCCCAAGTCGAATGGACATTCCCAGATCTTTTCGCTCAGTTGTCCCTGTTCGATCGAACAAAGAATTATCCGTTCGTGAACGTCGTTGAAGACAACAACGGCGTGCAGGTGTTGGCGGAGATCCCCGGCGTTCCGAAAGAAGATGTGAAACTGCAGCTACATGACGGCACGCTCACGATCAGCGGCGAAAGAAAATCTCCCGAGAAGGCGGAGAACAGGGTAGTGCTTCGGCAGGAAATTCATTACGGGACGTTCTCGCGGACCGTGCAATTGCCCGAGAGCATCGACACGGAAAAAATTTCGGCTGAATACGCAAACGGCGTGTTGAAGGTAACACTTCCGAAACGCGAAGCGGCGAAACCACAAGAAATTTCGATTCGATAA
- a CDS encoding Hsp20/alpha crystallin family protein — protein MTQELENVKINGAGQAQANAVRVLRPAVDIQALADTYVVRLDVPGAAKDGISARIDKSILTVSAKVSASAFADDGAQPVEYRREFSLADDVETQTVSAEYSLGVLKITLKKKQQFLPKEIKIS, from the coding sequence ATGACACAGGAACTTGAAAATGTGAAAATCAACGGCGCCGGACAGGCCCAGGCGAACGCAGTCCGCGTGCTTCGTCCGGCAGTCGATATACAGGCTTTAGCGGATACGTATGTCGTGAGACTTGACGTTCCCGGAGCCGCAAAGGATGGCATCAGCGCACGTATCGACAAATCGATCCTGACGGTTTCGGCAAAAGTCTCTGCGTCAGCGTTCGCGGACGACGGTGCGCAGCCGGTCGAATACCGCCGGGAATTTTCCCTTGCGGACGATGTTGAAACCCAGACTGTCAGTGCCGAATACAGCCTGGGCGTTCTGAAGATCACGTTGAAGAAGAAGCAGCAGTTTCTTCCAAAAGAGATAAAGATCTCATAG
- a CDS encoding thioredoxin domain-containing protein: MPRPDLLRQPAFTVILIMFVFTPPCHGNGFAVGVGKPAPPLITGKWLKGERTDQFLKGHIYVVESWATWCAPCVKSIPHLSSLQNKYSGKVTVIGIDVWEEDSSLARPFVEKQGDNMAYEVAQDSVPPGLTFFEGNFAKEWIEGAGKYSVGIPLAFIVNNDGVIAWIGHPSELDGPLDQVVSGRWDLVSAAKKYDDEMEKASRSEPFKVAYYSCSRNGDYKGAEAACESLLQLSAEEFYEWAGKEYALIYSDARLPRQAMEFARSAIEERFRSNPRLLANLARTIARVSANKDSTELSLASAAAKRACQLTEMKKGFALGALARVLFAQGKRDEAVELQKKAVELAYDPDEKDDMRSLLNFMEGK, translated from the coding sequence ATGCCACGCCCGGACCTTCTTCGACAACCGGCATTCACTGTTATCCTGATCATGTTTGTATTCACCCCGCCATGTCATGGCAACGGTTTTGCCGTCGGCGTAGGCAAACCCGCTCCTCCGCTTATTACGGGAAAGTGGCTTAAGGGGGAACGGACCGATCAATTCCTCAAGGGGCATATCTATGTTGTCGAGTCGTGGGCAACATGGTGTGCTCCATGCGTCAAATCGATTCCCCATCTTTCATCTCTTCAGAACAAATATAGCGGCAAAGTTACCGTAATCGGAATCGATGTTTGGGAAGAAGATTCGTCGTTGGCCCGGCCCTTCGTCGAAAAGCAAGGAGACAACATGGCTTACGAAGTCGCGCAGGACTCCGTACCCCCTGGACTGACTTTCTTCGAAGGGAACTTCGCGAAAGAATGGATCGAAGGAGCGGGAAAATATTCTGTCGGGATCCCGCTTGCATTCATCGTCAACAACGACGGTGTGATCGCATGGATAGGCCATCCTTCCGAGCTCGACGGACCTCTCGACCAGGTGGTCTCCGGTAGATGGGATCTGGTCTCGGCTGCAAAAAAATATGATGACGAGATGGAGAAAGCTTCAAGATCCGAACCCTTCAAAGTCGCGTACTATAGCTGCTCCCGCAACGGGGATTACAAAGGAGCCGAGGCAGCATGCGAATCCCTTCTTCAACTGAGCGCCGAGGAATTCTATGAATGGGCTGGAAAAGAGTATGCATTGATCTACTCGGACGCGCGCCTTCCCCGGCAGGCCATGGAATTTGCGCGCTCAGCGATTGAAGAACGATTCCGGTCCAATCCCCGCCTGCTCGCAAATCTCGCCCGGACGATCGCGCGAGTATCGGCAAATAAGGACTCCACTGAACTGTCTCTGGCTTCAGCGGCCGCGAAACGGGCATGCCAATTAACGGAGATGAAAAAGGGGTTCGCTCTAGGAGCGCTGGCGAGAGTTCTCTTTGCGCAAGGAAAGCGCGACGAAGCGGTCGAACTTCAAAAGAAGGCGGTTGAGTTGGCGTATGACCCGGATGAAAAAGATGATATGCGATCCCTTCTGAATTTCATGGAAGGAAAATAG
- the trxB gene encoding thioredoxin-disulfide reductase, translating to MADTHKVIIIGSGPAGLTAAVYAGRANLHPIVFEGLQPGGQLTITTEVENYPGFPKGVMGPEMMELFREQAQRFGADTQFKEVVSVDFSKRPFKVVTEDKEFFGETVIVATGASAKLLNIPSEAEYMGYGVSACATCDGFFFKNQEVFVVGGGDTAMEEANFLTKFASKVTIVHRRDQFRASKIMQDRVLNNQKVSVVWNSVVDEVLGEQVNGKKTVTGLKLKDVATGKSSTVKADGLFMAIGHQPNTKIFKGILDMDQKEYLKVQPGSTKTNIPGVFAAGDVADSYYRQAITAAGSGCMAAIDAERFLETQGIH from the coding sequence ATGGCAGATACTCATAAGGTTATTATCATCGGATCGGGACCGGCGGGGCTTACGGCGGCTGTCTATGCGGGGCGCGCGAATTTGCATCCCATTGTCTTCGAAGGGTTGCAGCCCGGCGGGCAGTTGACGATCACGACGGAAGTTGAGAACTATCCCGGGTTTCCCAAGGGAGTCATGGGGCCGGAAATGATGGAATTATTCCGCGAGCAGGCGCAGCGCTTCGGGGCGGACACGCAGTTCAAAGAAGTTGTTTCGGTCGATTTTTCAAAGCGTCCTTTCAAAGTTGTCACGGAGGACAAGGAATTTTTCGGCGAGACGGTGATCGTGGCGACGGGAGCTTCGGCAAAGCTTTTGAATATTCCGTCCGAAGCGGAATATATGGGATACGGCGTCTCGGCGTGCGCGACGTGCGACGGATTTTTCTTCAAAAATCAGGAAGTGTTCGTGGTCGGCGGGGGAGATACGGCGATGGAAGAGGCAAATTTTCTTACGAAGTTTGCCTCCAAGGTGACCATCGTTCACCGGCGCGATCAGTTCCGCGCATCGAAGATCATGCAGGACCGTGTATTGAACAATCAGAAGGTCTCCGTTGTATGGAACTCTGTCGTCGATGAGGTGCTCGGCGAACAGGTAAACGGCAAAAAGACGGTGACCGGATTGAAGTTGAAAGACGTGGCAACCGGCAAAAGCTCCACGGTGAAGGCGGATGGGCTGTTCATGGCGATCGGACATCAGCCCAACACGAAGATCTTCAAAGGCATTCTCGATATGGACCAAAAGGAATATCTGAAGGTCCAGCCCGGCTCGACGAAGACAAATATTCCCGGCGTCTTCGCGGCCGGCGATGTCGCCGATTCGTACTACCGCCAGGCGATCACTGCCGCCGGAAGCGGCTGCATGGCTGCGATCGATGCAGAAAGATTCTTGGAGACCCAAGGGATTCACTGA